A window of Blautia argi genomic DNA:
GCACCTGATCGTCTTCATAGACAATATCAAGGGCTGTTTTTTCTCCCTGCTTCACTGTTCCGCAGAATTTTTCCAGGGTTTCCTCAGAAAGAAAAAGTTTCACCACGTCTTCTTTCTGCAGCTTTTCACTTCCGTCTGCCTTTTTTCCGTTTAAGGTAATGTTTTTCTTGCGAAGCATTTTATAAATAAAACTTTTTGGCGCTTCCTTTAAATATTTTCCCAGGAACTTATCCAACCTCTGTCCGCTTTCCATTTCTTTTATAACTAATTGCTTCATACTTTCTCCTAAAGGGAAATTGCCTGAATCACACGCATAATTTTCCCGTTTCTCGTAAGCTCCGGCTCTGACGGATCGGGACGGAATTTAATATCCTTTTCCAAAGACTCTCTGTGCTCCCACATGGAATCCAGCCGGGTTGTATAATCATTCAGCCTTGTAAAAATTTTCACGCTCACATAAAATCCGTTCTGACGAAGAATATCCTGAATGTGCTTTTCTACAAAGGCAGTGTCTGTCTTTGTCCTGCTGGTATATCCTACAACCGTGTTGCCGCACACAGCAATAGAATCCACAAAGGACTGTTTTTCATAAGCAGAAATAACCAGCTCATAGGAACAAGTCAGTCCTTTCTTATGCTTTTCAATCTGCTCATAGTCTTCCTGCTTCATGGGCTTTTGCATATACATCATAATCATGCCCACTGCAAACTTACAGGCAGGCAGACAGGCCACAACCGCCACAACGGTAAACACCGTATTTCTGGTTCTGTGTATATATAAACCTGTAAAAAATACCAGCAAAGGCGCAATAAAGGCCAGTATGGTATACAGTGTCCGCTTTTTCTGCTGGCTTTTAATATATCCGTAATCCCCTTTCTGGATTTTTTTCTTTGTCTTACTCATGCTCTATCCACTCCTCTTTTGCTCTTATACATGATGTTTATCATGATTCTGTGGGGAAGAAGCTTACAGAAAATCTGCGTCACCCTCATAGAAATGCCGTATACCGAAAGCTCCCTGCCTTTCTTCCCGTCCTTTATGGCTTTCCTTACAACACTATGAGGAGAAGCAATAAAAGGCTTTTTAAAAGCAGGCATATGCTCTCTTCCACCCATTTTGTCCAGAAACGGAGTGTCTACAGGACCGGGACACACGGCTGTCACCCGCACCTGCCCCTTCAGTTCCCGCCTCAGGGCTCTGGCAAAGCTTAACACATAGGCCTTTGACGCCGCGTACACGGCAAAGCCAGGCTGCGGCACAAAGGCAGCGCCACTGGCAAGCAGAAGAATCTGTCCATTCCTGCAATAGGGAAGGCAAAGCCTTGTCATCAGGGTGAGCGCCGTACAGTTAAGCTGAATCATATTTTCCAAATCCCGGCACTCGGTTTTTGCCACTTCTTTTTGCGTCCCTGCTCCTGCACTGCACACCAGCCAGGAAATATGCGGCTTTTCCTTTTCTAAAACCAGCTTCAGACTGTCAAAAGACGCCTGCTTTGTCATATCTGTGGAAAAAATCCGCACACTGGAAACTTCTCTTTGCAGCGCCTCCAAAGCTGTCCTGTTCCTGGCAACTGCCCATATTTCCTCTATACAAGGCTCTTTTTTGGCAAGCTGCCGGACAAATTCCCGTCCCATACCGCAGGAGGCTCCGGTCACTATGGCAATGTTTTTTCTCATGTCATCACCTTTTTCCAGTTTTCTTTTTATGCACATTTCTTATAGACTTCTTCTTTCTGCTTCTGTCCTTTTTTTCTGTTCCCTGCCTTTTGAAATCCGAAGCCTTTTCTCTGTCCTGCTTCTGTCCGCCTCGCGGTCGAATCAGGCACTTCTTGTCAAAGCCGATTAAATCCTTTCTTCCGCATTTTAAAAGAGCCTCTTTTACCAGATTATAGTTTTCTGGATTTTTATACTGTAAAAGAGCTCTCTGCATGGCTTTTTCCTTTGTACTTTTGGGAACGTATACCTCTTTCCCGGTTCTCGGGTCAATTCCCGTATAATACATACAGGTAGACATGGTAGAAGGCGTAGGATAGAAATCCTGCACCTGCTCCGGCATAAAGCCCATATCCCGCACATATTCTGCCAGCTTAACCGCTTCCGCAAGGGTACAGCCCGGGTGAGAGGACATGAGATAGGGAACCACAAACTGTTTTTTCCCGGATTCTTCATTTGCCCTCTGAAATTTCTTTAAAAATTCCTCATAAACCTGATGCTCTGGCTTTCCCATATAATAAAGCACCTGGTCGGACACATGTTCTGGAGCCACTCTTAACTGTCCACTGACATGATATTTTGCCAGCTCCTGCAAAAACACAGGAGAAGGGTCTGCATTTACATAATCAAAACGAATCCCGGAACGGATAAACACTTTCTTTATCCCCGGCAGCTTCCGCAGCTTCCGAAGCAGCTCCAGATAATCCTCATGGTCTGCCTCCAGATTTTTACAGGGCTTTGGAAACAAACACTGCCGATTGGTACAGATACCCTTTGTCATCTGCTTTTTGCAGGACGGGTGACGAAAATCTGCGGTGGGACCGCCTACATCGTGAATATATCCCTTAAAGTCCGGCTGTTCCTTATAACTCTCTGCTTCTTTTAGGATAGATGTGTGACTTCTGGTCTGCACGATTCTGCCCTGATGAAAGGCCAGGGCACAAAAATTGCAGCCCCCAAAACAACCACGATTGCTGGTAATACTAAACTGAATCTCCTCCATTGCAGGAATTTTTCCCTGCTTTTCATACATAGGGTGACTGGTTCGCATATAAGGCAGGTCATATACCCGGTCCATTTCCTTTTGAGTCAGCGGCTTGGCCGGAGGATTCTGTACCACAAAACCACGGCTTCCGTAAGACTCTGCCAATACCTGTCCTGTATAGGGGTCTGTATTTTCATACTGTGTCCGGAAGCTCTCTGCATAAGCTTTCCTGGAAGCCAGAAGTTCCTCATAAGAAGGCAGCACAATCCCTTTTTTAGGTGCCTCCTTTGTTTTGTAAACCGTTCCTGGCACAAAGGTAACAGAGCTTACAGGAATCCCCTTATCTAACGCCTGGGCAATCTGCAAAATGCTGTGTTCTCCCATTCCGTAGGAAATCAAATCTGCTCCGGAATCCAGAAGCACGGAACGTTTCATAGTATCTGACCAGTAATCATAATGAGCCATTCTCCGGAGAGAAGCCTCAATGCCACCCAGAATTACCGGGGTGTCCTTATACGTCTGACGAATGAGATTTCCGTAAACCGTCACAGCCCTGTCCGGTCGCAGCCCCATCTGGCCTCCCGGGGAATAGGCGTCCTGTTTCCTGTGTTTTTTTGCCACGGTATAGTGGTTCACCATGGAATCCATATTTCCCGCAGAAACCAGAAATCCCAGCCTCGGCTCTCCAAACACGGCAATGCTCTCCTTTTTCCTCCAGTCCGGCTGGGCAATAACGCCCACCGAATATCCCTGACTTTCCAAAAGCCGGGTGATAATTGCAGCGCCAAAAGAGGGGTGATCTACATAGGCATCTCCGCTGATATAGACAAAATCCGGCTGCCAGATGCCCTTTTCCTCCAGTTCCTTCCTGGTTACCGGCAAAAATCCTCTGCTCATACACACGCTCCTTTTTGTCCTTCTCTTTCCAGAACTTCAAAATAATCCAGCACATACCAGTCTGCCAGCTCCCGTTTCTGCTTTTCCTGTTTTTTGCTGTAAGCGTCCTCTATGGCACAGACCTTCATACCTGCATTTTTCCCTGCCAGAATTCCCAGGGGTACATCCTCAAAAACCAGACATTTCTGCGGCTCTGCATGCAGACCTTTTGCCGTTTTTAAATACACATCAGGGGCAGGCTTGCTTTTCGGCACTTCACAGCAGGTAGTAATACAATCAAAATAATCCTCTATTTTATGCGCCCGTAAAACTTCCGTAATCAGCTCTCTGCTGTTGCTGGAACTGATTCCCACGGAAATTCCCCGCTGCTTTAATTCCTTTAAAAATTCCAGTGCTCCTGGCTTTAAAGATACCTCATTACAATATTTATCCCTGGACATACGAAGCCAGGTATCCTTAATCTCTTCCAAAGAATCCTCTATCTGAAACCGCTCCTTAAAAAACATGGCGGTTTCTGTAAAACCCATACCTTCCAGCTCCTCCTGAAAGGTATCCAAATCCTCAGGGACTGCAACGCCCTTTTCAGACAAATACTCCATATCAATGGTCTTCCACAGCCACATAGAATCCACCAGTGTACCGTCCAAATCAAAAATAACGGCTTTTATCTTCTCAAGCATGTTCTTTCAACCTTTCTGTTTCTTCCTGTGTTAAAGCCCGGTACTCTCCCGGAGCTAACCTCTCGTCCAGTTCCAGACTGCCCATGGACAGACGTTTTAAATACACCACGTCGTTGTCCACTGCCTGAAACATTCGCTTTACCTGATGAAACTTTCCCTCCCGAATCGTCAGAAACACTTCTTTTGGTTCCTGTCCGTGTCTTCTTGCCTCTGCAGGCATGGTCTTTTCTTTCTCTCCGATGTCCACGCCCCTTTCCAGCTGTTTCAAATCCCCTTCTGAAACAGGCTTTGCAAGCTTTACAAAATACGTCTTATCCACATGTTTTTTAGGAGCCAGAAGCTCATGCGCCAGCATACCGTCATTGGTAATCAAAAGCAGTCCCTCGGTATCCTTGTCCAGACGTCCCACCGGAAACAAATCCTTTCTCTTTTTGGAAACAAGCAAATCCAACACTGTTTTCTCCCACTTATCCTCTGTGGCAGACACCACGCCCTTTGGTTTATTCAACATGTAATATTCAAAGGCTTCGTAGCAAAGGCTTTTCCCCTGTACTTCCACCTGATCTTTTTCTGTATCAATCTTGTACTCCGGGCTTTTGACGCACACTCCGTTTACGGAAATTCCGCCTTTTCGGATTTGCTGCTTGACCTGCGATCGTGTTCCAATACCCATGTCTGCCAGATATTTATCCAGTCTGATTTTTCCCATTACTGTAATCTCCACCCTGCATAATACTTATTTTTCAAAATTCCACGCTCCAGCTTGCCAAAGCCCAGAGCAAAGCCGTCCACACATACAAGCTGCCAGCCCTTTTCTTTGGCAGGCTTTAAATCAGATACTTCTATGGTTTCTCCCTTTAAATATTTCACAGTCCGCACATCATCAGAGGAAAGACAGATACAGGAAGCAAAGGTATCTGGTGACAGCGCCATGGCAAGCGCCTGGCTGGGTTCAAAGCGTTTTTTCCTGCTTTCCCCTAAAAACAGTCCGGTTCTTAAATAGCGAAGCTTCGGAAGCCTGACCGTTCCCGGCAGAAAATACAGTCTGTCCTTTTCTGTATAAAAGCTTCCTTCAGAAAAGTCCAGAGACACCAACCTTAAAAACTCTTCTGCCTCCTTAGGAAGCTCTGTGGCGCTCTTTTTCTCTGCCTTTGTTTTTTCCTTCTGGGCTTTTTCTCCTTTTTTTCTCAGAAGAGCGGCAAAGTGTCCCTCTCCCGGCATCTTATGAGGAAAAATACGGATACAGAGGGACAGCTGTCTGTTTATTTCCTCGGAAGCATGTGCCAGAGGAAAACCTTTTGTAAAGCCTTCATACCATTTTGGCTGCATCACTTCCATATCCGGACAGGATTCCAGAAGATAGGCAATCACCTCTTCGTTTTTCCTTTTTGGAAAAGGTACAGGTGGAATATAAAAGCATGCCTCCCGGCCTTAACATCTGCGCCCCCTGACAAATCAGTTCCTTCTGAATCCCGGCATAATATGCAGGGGGTTTTTCTTCCCAGTACTCTGCCATTTTCGGCTCTTTATGAAACATGCCCTCCCCGGAACAGGGAGCATCAATTAAAATTTTATCAAAAAATGACGGGAATTTTCCGGTAAGCCTTTTGGGGTCTTCACTTGTCACATAAATATTGGACAGACCTGCAAGTTCCAGATTCTTAAGCAATGCCTTTGCCCGGCTGTTGCTGATATCATTGGCAAGAAGAAACCCGGTTCCCTTCAGTCTTGCGCCAAGCTCCGTTGCTTTTCCTCCCGGTGCTGCACACAAATCCAGCACATAGTCCCCTTCTTGTATAGGAAGACGGCTGGCCGGGGTCATGGCGCTTGGCTCCTGCAGATAATACAGCCCTGCAAAATAATAAGGGTGTCTGGAGGGTGCCAGCTCCTTCGCGTCATCTGTATAATATCCATTCTCTATCCAGGGAATCTGTTCTCTTCCAAAAGGAGCCAGTGCTTCCCACTTTTCTTTTGTAAGCTTTCCTGTATTCAAACGCAGCCCCTGGCGAACCGGCTGTTCGTAAGTCTTTTCATACTCCTTAAACGCTTCGCCCAAAAGTGTGCGCATCTCTTGTTCGTAATCCTTCGGTAATCTTATCATATGTGCTAATTTTCCTCTATCTCTTCATATGTAAGAGCCTGTGCCCGATACCCTTCTGCCAGAATATCCAGTTCCTTATGAAACCTTTCCAGTTGTTCCAAATCCCCGGCTCTGTAAATGCGGTAAAATTCCTCCTGTATTTTTGCCACTTCCCGTTTATTGGAATAGTGATACAGATTTTCTATATTATATTTAAAATGTCTGCCACCAGATTGGACTGATGCAACATGGAATTCTGTGCGTCCATAACCTCATTCCGCACGGAAGACATTTCTGCGTCCAACTGCAGTATAGAATCTGCTGCCCGACTCAGTCTTTTTGTCAGATGTACGGGCATATTTCCTTTGTACTTATACTGCAGGGAATGTTCAATAGTTGCCCAGAAATTCATTGCCAGTGTGCGAATCTGAATCTCTGCCCGGATTTCCTTTCGTCCCTCCAGAGTTTCTGTGGCATACAGAATAATCATGTGATAGCTGCGGTATCCGCTTTGCTTCATATGGGTCACATAATCCTTTTCCTCCAGCACCTGCATGTCGCTGCGCCTGCGGATCAGTTCTGCCACCTTTTCAATATCCTCATAAAACTGACAGATAATGCGGACCCCCGCAATATCCTCCACTTTCTCCTCCAGTTCGTCCCAGGAGATGCTCTTCTTCTGCATTTTTTCCAGAATACTGTTAATTGATTTGACTCTGCCTGTTACCTGCTCAATGGGAGAATATAAATCCTTTTCCCTGTGTTCTTTCTTCAACTGATTAAATTTCATAACCAGCTCTTTCACCGCAAGCTCATAGGGAATCAGCAATTCGCGCCATAAACGTATTTCCATAAAACCTTACTCCTTAACTATATCCATAAAGTATAGCATATTTTTTTTCTTTTTAATAGAAAAAATTTTTCTGCCTGTTCTGTAAAAACTGCAGTACCGGATACGGATTTAAAGCATGCTCCTTTTCTTTTGGTGTCTGTACATAGATACCCAAATGCAGATGCGGTGGAAATTTCCCCCTGGTTCCTTCCTCTCCATATCCCGTATCTCCCAGAAAACCCAGTACCTCTCCGGCTTTTACTTTTTCTCCCTTTTCAAAATCCCCGGCATAAGAGGACAGATGTGCATAATAAAAATATCCGCCTCCTGGACTGCGGATTCCCATGCGATATCCCCCCAGAGGCAGCCAGCCAATCTGCTCTACTACGCCGTCCGTAATGCTGAGAACAGGATAATATCCGCTTTTTTCTTCCTTCCCGAAAATATCGCAGCCTTCATGAAACCGTTCGCCTCCAAAATTCCGTTTCTGATACCAGGAATTTTCAAAGAAAAACTGCTGACTCTGTTCCCCTTTTCTCCCTGCCACGGGGAAACATTGCAAATCCTCCCAAAAGTTTCCGTAAAGCTGCATCTCTTCTGGAGAAATTTTCAACTGTTCAAATCTCTCTGTAGGAAGCCCCTTGTCCCGCAGCTCCTGCAGGGAAACCGATTCCCTTAAAGCTCCGGTTATCTGGCAGTTCAAAAAAAGGCAAAAGCACAGCCATAGCAGCCATTTTCGCAAAAAAATCCCCCCGTCTGCCCACAGTTCTTACCCATACATATCATTCTATGTGCCTACGGAGGAATTTATGACTCTTTTTATTTTATTCTTTTTAATACTTCCAGAAGATATTTCCATACCCTTTCTACAGAGGAAATAGAAAGTTTTTCTTCTGTGGTATGGATACTTTCCATATCAGGTCCTAAGGATACACAGTCCAGTCCCGGAATCTTTTCATAAAACAGACCGCATTCCAGACCTGCATGAATCACCTTGACCTCTGGATCTTTTCCGTACATTTCCTTAAACACTTCTACCATAACAGGACGAAGGGCAGAATCCTGACAGTATTCCCATGCCGGATAATCTCCTTCTGTATCAAAACTGCCGCCTAAAAATTCGGTCAGATACGCAATTTTATCTGCCAGAGCCTGTTTTGCGCTTCCTACAGAGCTTCGTACACTGGCTGTTCCGTACAGAGCCTCAGGTGTCAGACAGGTAACGCCCAGATTACAGGAAGTTTCCACCAGATTCTCAATAAATCCACACATCTTCTGAATTCCGTTTGGATAATGCAGAAGGAAAAACAGAACCTTTTCCTGGCTTACGGGATGCAGCACGGGTTCTGTTCCTTCCCCTGCTGCTTCCACAGTTACGGTAATCCCCTCGTCACTGCCTGTATATTCTTTTCTCAGTGTTTCTGTAAAACTCTCTGCATATGCACACAAAGTCTTTCCGTCCTCTTCGCCTGCAAGTACCAGAGCCTCTGCCTTTCTTGGAATGGCATTGTCTTTCTGTCCTCCGCAAAGCTCAGCCAGGGCATACTCTGCCTTTTCCTTTCCCTCATGGAGAAATCTGGCAAGCAGTATGGTAGCGTTTGCACGGTTTTTGTCAATCTCTGCACCGGAATGACCGCCCATAAGACCGGAAACCGTAATTTTCCATTTTTTCTCTGTATACTCCTGATATTTTACCGGAAGCTTTGATACAGCCGTCATGCCCCCTGCACAGCCAGCCCACAGATATCCCTCTTCCTCTGAATCCAGATTCAGCAGATATTTTGCCTTTAAAGGCGCAGTATCAAGCGCTGCCGCACCCAGAAGCCCGATTTCTTCATCTACAGTAATTACTACCTCTAAAGCCGGGTGCTGCAGAGTATTGTCCTCTAAAATTGCCAGGGCATAAGCCACAGCAATGCCATCATCGCCTCCCAGGGTTGTATCCTCTGCATAGATAAAATCCCCATCAATGCCAAGGCGAAGAGGATCCTTTGTAAAATCATGGTTGCTCTCCGGCTTTTTCTCGCATACCATATCCATATGCCCCTGCAGCATTACAGTAGGGGCATTTTCGTATCCTTTGGACGCCTCTTTAAAAATTACAACATTGTTGCTTTTGTCCTGAATACAGCGAAGCCCCTTTTCTTTGGCAAAGTCTGCCAGATAGTCACTGATTGCTTTTGTATTGCCTGAACCGTGAGGAATCTTTGTCAGTTCCTCAAAATAATAAAAAACTCTCTTTGGCTCTAAATTTTCCAAAACTGCCATTTCTGTTACCTCCTGCTGTTTTCTATGTTCCATTTTTACACATTCCGCATCAAATAGCAAGTCCCATTCCGGATTCTCACATAGTCGGCTTTTTTCTTTCATATAGTAAAACAAATCATCTTTCATGGGGTAAGGCTTATATGAAACGCATACTCGCATTTCTCTCTGTCCTGCTTTTCTTTTCTCTTTTACTGTTCTTTCCTCAACAGTCTCTGGCAGGAGCAAAGGCAGGACTGATGCTCTGGTTTTATACGCTTCTTCCTTCCATGCTGCCTTTTCTTATTCTGTCCTCTCTGATTTTACATATGGGACTTTTAGACCCTCTGCTCACAAAAGGAGAGCATATCTGGCGCAGGCTCCTTCAGCTTTCTCCCCAAGGCGCCTACGCTCTTTTTATGGGAATTCTCTGCGGCTATCCCATGGGTGCCAAAACCACGGCAGACCTGTACCGAAAAGGCTCTGTTTCCAGACAGGAGGCAGATTATCTGCTCACGTTTTCCAATTATCCCGGTCCTGCCTTTCTCCTTACCTATCTTTGTGTGGGTATTCTGCAAAGGGAGGATTTAGCCTTTCTCACCTGCGTAATCCTCTACCTGTCCTCTTTCCTTACCTCTCTCTTTTTCCGTCCTTCTTCCCAAAAGCGGGAATTACAGACAGACTGTATGCCTTCCTCCCCTATAAACCTGTCTGAAAAAAGCGCAAAAAAGGCATCTGGCTCTCTGTCCTTTGGAGAAGCCCTAGATGCCTCTATTCTGAATGGTTTTCTATCCATCACCAAGCTGGGCGGATATATTATCCTGTTTTCTATTTTCCAGGTTTTCTTAAAAAAAGCCCTGCCTGCAACTCCCTGGGTTCGGTATCCTGTTCTGGGACTTATGGAAATCACCACAGGACTTTCTGCGCTTTCCACAAGCAGTCTTTCTTTTCCTGTGCAGTATGTACTGTCCCTGTCCTTTACCTCCTTTGGCGGCTTCTGCGTGGCAGCACAGACGAAATCCATGCTGTCCGGCACAGACCTTTCCCTCCTGCCTTATTTAAAAGGAAAAATCTGTTGCTCTTTTTTCACCCTGATAATCACCCTTTTCTTAGTCAAAATCATCAAAGTCATCGTCTAAATCATCATCAAAATCGTCTGGCTCATAGGATTCTGCCTGTGCAGGAGAGGGCGCTGCATTTTCTGTTTCCTGTACAGGAGTGCTGCTGCCCTGTGCAAGCTGAGGAGAAAGCTCTGCGCGGTTCTGTTTGATTACATCTACAGATGCCTGCAGGGCACGAACAAACTCATTGTATTTTGCCGCTGCATCTTCTAACATAGAAGATGCAATCTGTCCCATATTTGCCATCATTTCATCCGTATAGGAAACTGCGCTCAGGCGCAAATTATTTGCATCGTTTGTGGCTGCATCAATGATTGCCTGTGCCTGCTGGTTTGCGCTATTTACAGTTTCGTTTGCCTGTGCATATGCCTGCTGCATAACCTCAGACTCTTTTACCATTTCCTGTACCTGCTTCTTGGTATCTTCAATGATATTGTCTGCCTTTGCCTGTGCGTCCTGCAGAATCGCTTCCTTGTTGCTGATGATCTTCTGGTATCTTTTGATTTCATCAGGAGTTTTCAGACGCAGTTCTCTTAAAAGCTCTTCGATTTCTTCTTTATTCACAATAATCTTTGTTGTGGATAAAGGCTGATATTTACAGCTCTCTACATATTCTTCAATCTCTTCAATAATCTGTTCAATTCTGCTGCTCATTTCTTCATTCTCCTTATCGTGTCCTCATTCTATTCTTCCGAATGTCTGTTTCTGTACTTTTCCTCCACCTTTTCCTTCACATAATCCGGCACAAATTTGGAAATATCCGCACCGAAATAAGCTGCCTCTTTTACTGTGGTGGAACTCAGATATGCGTACTGCAGACTGGTTGTCAAAAACATGGTGTCTATATCTGTTGCCAATACCCGGTTTGTCTGAGCCATCTGCAGCTCGTATTCAAAATCTGTAATCGCACGCAAACCACGGATAATCACCTTGGCCTCACAGCTTCGTGCGAAATTAACGGACAAACCGTCGAAAGACTGCACCTTTACATTTGCTATCTCTTTCGTTATATACTCTAATATATTAACACGTTCCGCTACAGAAAACAACGGACTTTTTGCAGAATTATTCAAAACTGCCACAATTACCTCATCAAAAAGCGCTGCTGCTCTTTTTATAATATCTAAATGTCCATACGTTGCCGGGTCAAAGCTGCCCGGATAAATCGCTCTTGTCATTTTGGTGCCTTTCTTATAAAAACATGCTGATTGGTCTTATACCGTTTTACCTTCTCTTTTAAAAATCCGTATTCCTCCAGATAATCAAATTCTGTAGAAAGGGAGGCTTCCACAACAAGCCGCGTATTTTCATCTATACAGGAGGCGTCCTTTAAGACCTCCAACACCTGTCTTTCCAGTCCTTTATCATATGGCGGATCCATGAAAATACAATCAAAAGGCTCTTCCTTTGAAATAGAAGAAAGAGCGGTGAATACCTCCTGACAGTATACCTGCGCTTTAGAGGAAAGTCTGGTAAAACGCAGATTTTCCTCTATCACGGCTGCTGCCCTTCTGTTTTTTTCGATAAAAGCACAAAAATCCGCGCCTCTGCTTAACGCCTCAATTCCAATTCCTCCACTACCTGCGAAAATATCCAGGAATCTGCACTGGCACAGATAAGGCTGAAGCATATTAAACAGGGTTTCCTTAATGCGGTCTGTGGTGGGACGGGTTTCCAGCCCCGGAATGGTCTTAAGTGGCATACTCTTTGCGCTGCCTGCAATTACTCTCATATATTTTATCCTTTTTCGTATATAGCTTTTAGCGATTCAGACGATAATCCAAATCGCCCTGATCCAGTCCCAGTATCAGGGACTCTGCCGTTGCAATATTGGTTGCAATGGGAATGTTGTACTGGTCGCAGTATCTGGAAATCTGATATACGTCCGGTTCTTTTGCGTCTATCATCGCCGGATTGTAAAAAAAGATTACCATATCAATATCACCGCGCTCAATCATTTCTGTAAACTGCTTATCTCCGCCCATACTTCCCGGAAGGAATTTATGGACACGGAGGTTGGCAGCCTCTTCAATACGCCTTCCTGTAGTCCCGGTTGCATAGATTTCGTGCTTTGCCAGTATATTTTTATAGGCAATGCAAAAATCTTCGATCAGGGCTTTCTTACTGTTATGTGCTATAATCCCAACGTTCATCTACATCAATCCTTATTTTTTATAATAATAACAATATCGGCATCTGTATCACCTGGTACTGTTACCCAGAGTTATTATAGCAAAAACACCAAGTTTTTGCAATTATTTTTTCATCATTTATACACTTTTTACAAAACCAAATGTTCTCTTGCATGATAATCACTCTGATTTTGAAACTCGATTTCATATTGTAATACAATTCTCAGAATTTGTCAAAACTTGAAAGAACTTCTAGGGTAAAATTTTTTAAAATTCACATAATAGCATTGTAACACAAAATCACATTCCAAAGGA
This region includes:
- a CDS encoding SDR family NAD(P)-dependent oxidoreductase, whose translation is MRKNIAIVTGASCGMGREFVRQLAKKEPCIEEIWAVARNRTALEALQREVSSVRIFSTDMTKQASFDSLKLVLEKEKPHISWLVCSAGAGTQKEVAKTECRDLENMIQLNCTALTLMTRLCLPYCRNGQILLLASGAAFVPQPGFAVYAASKAYVLSFARALRRELKGQVRVTAVCPGPVDTPFLDKMGGREHMPAFKKPFIASPHSVVRKAIKDGKKGRELSVYGISMRVTQIFCKLLPHRIMINIMYKSKRGVDRA
- a CDS encoding YgiQ family radical SAM protein, with the translated sequence MSRGFLPVTRKELEEKGIWQPDFVYISGDAYVDHPSFGAAIITRLLESQGYSVGVIAQPDWRKKESIAVFGEPRLGFLVSAGNMDSMVNHYTVAKKHRKQDAYSPGGQMGLRPDRAVTVYGNLIRQTYKDTPVILGGIEASLRRMAHYDYWSDTMKRSVLLDSGADLISYGMGEHSILQIAQALDKGIPVSSVTFVPGTVYKTKEAPKKGIVLPSYEELLASRKAYAESFRTQYENTDPYTGQVLAESYGSRGFVVQNPPAKPLTQKEMDRVYDLPYMRTSHPMYEKQGKIPAMEEIQFSITSNRGCFGGCNFCALAFHQGRIVQTRSHTSILKEAESYKEQPDFKGYIHDVGGPTADFRHPSCKKQMTKGICTNRQCLFPKPCKNLEADHEDYLELLRKLRKLPGIKKVFIRSGIRFDYVNADPSPVFLQELAKYHVSGQLRVAPEHVSDQVLYYMGKPEHQVYEEFLKKFQRANEESGKKQFVVPYLMSSHPGCTLAEAVKLAEYVRDMGFMPEQVQDFYPTPSTMSTCMYYTGIDPRTGKEVYVPKSTKEKAMQRALLQYKNPENYNLVKEALLKCGRKDLIGFDKKCLIRPRGGQKQDREKASDFKRQGTEKKDRSRKKKSIRNVHKKKTGKR
- a CDS encoding HAD family hydrolase, giving the protein MLEKIKAVIFDLDGTLVDSMWLWKTIDMEYLSEKGVAVPEDLDTFQEELEGMGFTETAMFFKERFQIEDSLEEIKDTWLRMSRDKYCNEVSLKPGALEFLKELKQRGISVGISSSNSRELITEVLRAHKIEDYFDCITTCCEVPKSKPAPDVYLKTAKGLHAEPQKCLVFEDVPLGILAGKNAGMKVCAIEDAYSKKQEKQKRELADWYVLDYFEVLEREGQKGACV
- a CDS encoding pseudouridine synthase; translation: MGKIRLDKYLADMGIGTRSQVKQQIRKGGISVNGVCVKSPEYKIDTEKDQVEVQGKSLCYEAFEYYMLNKPKGVVSATEDKWEKTVLDLLVSKKRKDLFPVGRLDKDTEGLLLITNDGMLAHELLAPKKHVDKTYFVKLAKPVSEGDLKQLERGVDIGEKEKTMPAEARRHGQEPKEVFLTIREGKFHQVKRMFQAVDNDVVYLKRLSMGSLELDERLAPGEYRALTQEETERLKEHA
- a CDS encoding M23 family metallopeptidase, which translates into the protein MRKWLLWLCFCLFLNCQITGALRESVSLQELRDKGLPTERFEQLKISPEEMQLYGNFWEDLQCFPVAGRKGEQSQQFFFENSWYQKRNFGGERFHEGCDIFGKEEKSGYYPVLSITDGVVEQIGWLPLGGYRMGIRSPGGGYFYYAHLSSYAGDFEKGEKVKAGEVLGFLGDTGYGEEGTRGKFPPHLHLGIYVQTPKEKEHALNPYPVLQFLQNRQKNFFY
- a CDS encoding aminoacyl-histidine dipeptidase, giving the protein MAVLENLEPKRVFYYFEELTKIPHGSGNTKAISDYLADFAKEKGLRCIQDKSNNVVIFKEASKGYENAPTVMLQGHMDMVCEKKPESNHDFTKDPLRLGIDGDFIYAEDTTLGGDDGIAVAYALAILEDNTLQHPALEVVITVDEEIGLLGAAALDTAPLKAKYLLNLDSEEEGYLWAGCAGGMTAVSKLPVKYQEYTEKKWKITVSGLMGGHSGAEIDKNRANATILLARFLHEGKEKAEYALAELCGGQKDNAIPRKAEALVLAGEEDGKTLCAYAESFTETLRKEYTGSDEGITVTVEAAGEGTEPVLHPVSQEKVLFFLLHYPNGIQKMCGFIENLVETSCNLGVTCLTPEALYGTASVRSSVGSAKQALADKIAYLTEFLGGSFDTEGDYPAWEYCQDSALRPVMVEVFKEMYGKDPEVKVIHAGLECGLFYEKIPGLDCVSLGPDMESIHTTEEKLSISSVERVWKYLLEVLKRIK
- a CDS encoding sporulation protein, whose protein sequence is MKRILAFLSVLLFFSLLLFFPQQSLAGAKAGLMLWFYTLLPSMLPFLILSSLILHMGLLDPLLTKGEHIWRRLLQLSPQGAYALFMGILCGYPMGAKTTADLYRKGSVSRQEADYLLTFSNYPGPAFLLTYLCVGILQREDLAFLTCVILYLSSFLTSLFFRPSSQKRELQTDCMPSSPINLSEKSAKKASGSLSFGEALDASILNGFLSITKLGGYIILFSIFQVFLKKALPATPWVRYPVLGLMEITTGLSALSTSSLSFPVQYVLSLSFTSFGGFCVAAQTKSMLSGTDLSLLPYLKGKICCSFFTLIITLFLVKIIKVIV
- a CDS encoding ATPase; the encoded protein is MSSRIEQIIEEIEEYVESCKYQPLSTTKIIVNKEEIEELLRELRLKTPDEIKRYQKIISNKEAILQDAQAKADNIIEDTKKQVQEMVKESEVMQQAYAQANETVNSANQQAQAIIDAATNDANNLRLSAVSYTDEMMANMGQIASSMLEDAAAKYNEFVRALQASVDVIKQNRAELSPQLAQGSSTPVQETENAAPSPAQAESYEPDDFDDDLDDDFDDFD